The Allochromatium tepidum genome has a window encoding:
- a CDS encoding LysM peptidoglycan-binding domain-containing protein, with protein sequence MRAMQRRFAVISILIGSLALLAPGVFATELAPGAPQTYTVRPGDTLWDIAGRFLRDPWRWSEVWRANPGVENPNLIYPGDVLELTMVAGRPVIGRADGRGGPRLVRLSPQVRAEAISAPVPTIRIGSIAPFLTQPYVADSDDLKRASYVVGFPDEHIVAGVNDAIYVRKIRTSDVTQFQVLRPGDALRDPDSGDLLGYEAAFVANAVLERTGDPAKLRVTRMEREVSIGDRVIAADAEQPLVDFLPRPAPEGTRGRILSVMNGVSQIGQYDVVIINRGARDRLEPGHVFEVFVGGQKERDQVRAGIADTDWLMESPFSSDFWLGRDYDFKGWRADEPSRDASFPLHPEYRRNKAEYVKPFERSGLLMVFRVFDRVSFGLILHTNRALQVGDWVAPPPA encoded by the coding sequence ATGCGCGCCATGCAACGCCGTTTCGCCGTCATTTCAATCCTCATCGGCTCCCTGGCACTCCTGGCGCCGGGGGTGTTCGCGACCGAACTGGCGCCTGGAGCGCCCCAGACCTATACGGTGCGTCCGGGGGACACGCTCTGGGACATCGCCGGGCGTTTCCTGCGCGATCCCTGGCGCTGGTCGGAGGTCTGGCGCGCCAATCCGGGCGTCGAGAACCCCAATCTCATCTATCCGGGCGACGTGCTCGAACTGACCATGGTCGCCGGCCGGCCCGTGATCGGGCGCGCCGACGGGCGCGGCGGGCCGCGTCTGGTCAGGCTCAGTCCCCAGGTACGCGCCGAAGCCATCAGCGCGCCTGTGCCGACCATCCGCATCGGCTCGATCGCCCCCTTCCTCACGCAGCCCTATGTGGCCGACTCCGACGACCTCAAGCGCGCCTCCTATGTGGTCGGCTTCCCGGACGAGCACATCGTCGCCGGTGTCAATGACGCGATCTATGTCCGCAAGATCCGCACGAGCGATGTGACGCAGTTCCAGGTGCTGCGTCCGGGCGATGCGCTGCGTGATCCCGATAGCGGCGATCTGCTCGGTTACGAGGCCGCCTTCGTCGCCAACGCCGTGCTGGAACGCACGGGCGATCCGGCCAAGCTGCGTGTGACGCGCATGGAACGGGAGGTCTCGATCGGTGATCGGGTCATTGCCGCCGACGCCGAGCAGCCCCTGGTCGACTTCCTGCCGCGCCCGGCCCCCGAGGGAACGCGCGGGCGCATCCTCTCGGTCATGAACGGCGTCTCGCAGATCGGCCAGTATGACGTGGTCATTATCAATCGCGGTGCACGCGATCGTCTCGAACCCGGTCATGTGTTCGAGGTCTTCGTGGGCGGCCAAAAAGAACGTGATCAGGTCCGGGCCGGGATCGCCGACACCGACTGGCTGATGGAGAGTCCCTTTTCGAGCGATTTCTGGCTCGGGCGTGACTACGACTTCAAGGGCTGGCGCGCCGACGAACCCTCGCGGGACGCGAGCTTTCCCCTGCATCCCGAATACCGGCGCAACAAGGCCGAATACGTCAAGCCCTTCGAGCGTTCGGGCCTGCTGATGGTGTTCCGGGTCTTCGATCGGGTCAGTTTCGGACTCATCCTGCACACCAACCGTGCGCTTCAGGTGGGCGACTGGGTTGCTCCGCCTCCCGCCTGA
- the dprA gene encoding DNA-processing protein DprA produces MASRARDWASAPIGDWLALILAPRVGPRTFARLVEGFGSPSAVLAAGEARLEQLGLKPETIAALRRPDQALIDGILTWAEHPDAHLITLADPRYPPLLTEIADPPPVLYARGDASLLSEPQIAIVGTRNPTSGGTEITADFARRLAGQGLIVTSGLAIGIDGAAHAAALETGHSIAVLGTGPDRVYPAVHRDLARRLVERGVMVSELPPGRGPLASSFPRRNRLISGLSLGVLVTEAALKSGSLITARLALEQGREVFAVPGSIRNPLSRGCHALIREGAKLVEESEEILVELAPQLHAALAESDRSAAVDRAAAAPAPASSLPPEQAQLLEAIGHDPVNLDTLTERTGLAVERISSMLLLMELEGHVSCLPGGRYARAP; encoded by the coding sequence GTGGCGTCCCGAGCGCGCGACTGGGCGAGCGCGCCCATCGGCGACTGGCTCGCGCTCATCCTGGCGCCGCGCGTCGGACCGCGTACCTTCGCGCGGCTGGTGGAGGGCTTCGGTTCGCCGAGCGCGGTCCTGGCGGCCGGTGAGGCGCGTCTCGAGCAACTCGGTCTCAAGCCCGAGACCATCGCCGCTCTGCGCCGGCCCGATCAGGCGCTGATCGACGGCATCCTCACCTGGGCCGAGCATCCGGACGCCCATCTCATCACGCTCGCCGATCCGCGCTATCCGCCGCTCCTGACCGAGATCGCCGATCCGCCGCCCGTGCTCTATGCGCGCGGCGACGCCAGTCTGCTGAGCGAGCCGCAGATCGCCATCGTCGGCACCCGCAATCCGACATCCGGCGGAACCGAGATCACCGCCGACTTTGCGCGCCGGCTGGCCGGCCAGGGACTGATCGTCACCAGCGGTCTGGCCATCGGCATCGATGGCGCGGCCCATGCCGCCGCCCTGGAGACCGGACACAGCATCGCCGTGCTCGGCACCGGACCGGATCGGGTCTATCCGGCTGTGCATCGCGATCTGGCACGACGACTCGTCGAGCGTGGTGTGATGGTCAGCGAGCTGCCGCCGGGGCGGGGACCGCTGGCGAGCAGCTTTCCGCGCCGCAACCGGCTCATCAGCGGTCTGAGCCTGGGCGTGCTGGTGACGGAGGCGGCGCTCAAGAGCGGCTCTCTGATCACGGCCCGCCTGGCGCTGGAGCAGGGACGCGAGGTCTTCGCGGTGCCCGGCTCGATTCGCAATCCGCTGTCGCGCGGCTGTCACGCGCTGATCCGCGAAGGCGCGAAACTCGTCGAGGAATCCGAGGAGATCCTGGTCGAGCTGGCTCCGCAACTGCATGCGGCGCTGGCCGAGTCCGATCGATCGGCGGCGGTTGACAGAGCGGCGGCCGCTCCAGCCCCCGCCTCCAGTTTGCCGCCCGAGCAGGCCCAACTGTTGGAGGCCATCGGCCATGACCCGGTGAACCTGGACACATTGACCGAGCGCACGGGGTTGGCGGTCGAGCGGATTTCGTCCATGCTGTTGCTCATGGAACTCGAGGGTCATGTATCATGCCTGCCAGGCGGTCGCTATGCCCGCGCACCCTGA
- a CDS encoding DUF494 family protein — MNENMIDVLIYLYENYMDGEEQPPVEQSDLEDELSQAGFSQGEIDKALRWLDELALGVEAAHEHGPVGGSIRVYSERECEKLDLEARGMLMSLEHSGILDPLSRELVIDRLLAIDHPQVLVEEVKWVALLVLMNRPGCEDAFDQLEEMLYADEPVYLH; from the coding sequence ATGAACGAGAACATGATCGATGTATTGATCTATCTGTACGAGAATTACATGGATGGCGAGGAGCAGCCACCCGTCGAACAGAGCGATCTCGAGGACGAACTGAGCCAGGCCGGTTTCTCCCAGGGTGAGATCGACAAGGCGCTGCGCTGGCTCGACGAGCTGGCGCTCGGGGTCGAGGCGGCCCACGAGCATGGTCCCGTCGGCGGCTCGATCCGCGTCTACAGCGAACGCGAATGTGAAAAGCTCGATCTGGAGGCGCGCGGCATGCTCATGTCGCTGGAACACAGCGGTATCCTCGATCCGCTCAGCCGCGAGCTGGTGATCGACCGGCTGCTGGCGATCGACCATCCGCAGGTGCTGGTCGAGGAGGTCAAGTGGGTCGCGCTCCTGGTGCTCATGAACCGCCCAGGTTGCGAGGACGCCTTCGACCAGCTCGAAGAGATGCTCTACGCCGACGAGCCGGTCTATCTGCACTGA
- the topA gene encoding type I DNA topoisomerase, with translation MNLVIVESPAKAKTIKKYLGPSFEVVASYGHVRDLVPKEGAVDPDHGFAMKYQIIERNEKHVQSIAKKLKDCEALYLATDPDREGEAISWHIHELLKSRRQLGDKPVHRVVFNEITKRAVQDAIANPRGISYDLVNAQQARRALDYLVGFNLSPLLWKKIRRGLSAGRVQSPALRLICERETEIEAFVRREYWTIEADTAKDERAFIARLTTFGGEKVEQFTITDEARATEVRIALESAAGGKLRVEQVERKQRKRQPAPPFITSTLQQEAARKLGFTAQHTMRVAQQLYEGVDVGSGAVGLITYMRTDSVNLAQEAIAEIRAYVVERYGEADLPDAPRLFKTKAKNAQEAHEAIRPTSIRREPSAVKAHLTVEQFKLYDLIWKRTLACQMAHALINQVAVDLSAGAGNILRATGSMVVDPGFMRVYVEGRDDAKGAADDDEDRMLPEMKVGELVDLIAIRPEQHFTEPPPRYSEATLVKALEEFGIGRPSTYASIISTLQDREYVILDKKRFVPTDVGRVVNRFLTEYFTSYVDYDFTARLEDDLDAVSRGEEEWVPLLERFWRPFKDLVDHTQEHVKRSDVTQERIEETCPKCGGPLAIRLGRNGRFIGCTQYPECDYTRDLDPNKAEREAPEVVEGRSCPLCGSALEIKRGRYGKFIGCSAYPTCKHIEPLDKPEDTGVICPKCNKGTLQKKKSRRGKVFYSCSTYPKCDYALWDEPLAEPCPSCGWPVLTLKITKTQGAAKVCPQKECGYRAPVEETDADSGTAN, from the coding sequence ATGAATCTCGTCATCGTCGAATCCCCCGCCAAGGCCAAGACCATCAAGAAGTACCTCGGACCCAGCTTCGAGGTCGTCGCCTCCTATGGCCATGTGCGCGATCTGGTGCCCAAGGAGGGCGCGGTCGATCCGGATCACGGCTTCGCGATGAAGTATCAGATCATCGAGCGCAACGAGAAGCACGTCCAGTCGATCGCCAAGAAGCTCAAGGACTGCGAGGCGCTCTATCTGGCCACCGACCCCGATCGCGAGGGTGAGGCCATCTCCTGGCACATCCACGAGCTGCTCAAGAGCCGGCGTCAGCTCGGCGACAAGCCGGTGCATCGCGTGGTCTTCAACGAGATCACCAAGCGCGCGGTCCAGGACGCCATCGCCAATCCGCGCGGGATCTCCTATGACCTGGTCAACGCCCAGCAGGCGCGCCGGGCACTCGACTATCTGGTCGGCTTCAATCTCTCGCCGCTGCTGTGGAAGAAGATCCGGCGCGGACTCTCGGCCGGACGGGTGCAGAGTCCGGCACTGCGCCTGATCTGCGAGCGCGAGACCGAGATCGAGGCCTTCGTCCGGCGCGAGTACTGGACCATCGAGGCCGATACGGCCAAGGATGAACGCGCCTTCATCGCCCGACTCACCACCTTCGGCGGCGAGAAGGTCGAGCAGTTCACGATCACCGACGAGGCGCGCGCCACCGAGGTCAGGATTGCGCTGGAGAGCGCCGCCGGCGGAAAGCTCAGGGTCGAGCAGGTCGAGCGCAAGCAGCGCAAGCGCCAGCCGGCCCCGCCCTTCATCACCTCCACGCTCCAGCAGGAAGCGGCGCGCAAGCTCGGTTTCACCGCCCAGCACACCATGCGCGTTGCCCAGCAGCTCTACGAGGGCGTGGACGTCGGTTCGGGCGCGGTCGGTCTCATCACCTACATGCGTACCGACTCGGTGAATCTGGCCCAGGAGGCCATCGCCGAGATCCGCGCCTATGTCGTCGAGCGCTATGGCGAAGCGGATCTGCCGGACGCGCCGCGCCTATTCAAGACCAAGGCCAAGAACGCCCAGGAGGCCCACGAGGCGATCCGTCCGACCTCGATCCGGCGCGAGCCGTCGGCGGTCAAGGCCCATCTCACGGTCGAGCAGTTCAAGCTCTACGATCTGATCTGGAAGCGCACGCTCGCCTGTCAGATGGCCCATGCGCTCATCAACCAGGTCGCGGTCGACCTGAGCGCCGGCGCGGGCAACATCCTGCGCGCCACCGGCTCGATGGTGGTCGATCCCGGCTTCATGCGCGTCTATGTGGAAGGACGCGACGACGCCAAGGGCGCCGCCGACGACGACGAGGACCGGATGCTCCCCGAAATGAAGGTCGGCGAGCTGGTCGACCTGATCGCCATCCGCCCCGAGCAGCATTTCACCGAGCCGCCGCCGCGCTACAGCGAGGCCACGCTCGTCAAGGCGCTCGAAGAATTCGGCATCGGCCGGCCCTCGACCTATGCCTCGATCATCTCCACGCTCCAGGATCGCGAATATGTGATCCTGGACAAGAAGCGCTTCGTGCCGACCGACGTCGGGCGCGTGGTCAACCGCTTCCTGACCGAGTATTTCACCTCTTACGTCGACTACGACTTCACGGCGCGTCTGGAGGACGATCTGGATGCCGTCTCGCGCGGGGAGGAAGAGTGGGTTCCGTTGCTGGAGCGTTTCTGGCGCCCGTTCAAGGATCTGGTCGACCACACCCAGGAGCACGTCAAGCGCAGCGACGTGACCCAGGAGCGCATCGAGGAGACCTGTCCCAAATGCGGCGGTCCGCTCGCCATCCGGCTCGGGCGCAACGGGCGCTTCATCGGCTGCACCCAGTATCCCGAGTGCGACTACACCCGCGATCTCGACCCGAACAAGGCCGAACGCGAGGCGCCCGAGGTCGTCGAGGGCCGCTCCTGTCCGCTGTGCGGCTCGGCGCTGGAGATCAAGCGCGGACGCTACGGCAAGTTCATCGGTTGCAGCGCCTATCCGACCTGCAAGCACATCGAGCCGCTCGACAAACCCGAGGATACGGGCGTCATCTGTCCGAAGTGCAACAAGGGCACGCTCCAGAAGAAGAAATCGCGGCGCGGCAAGGTGTTCTATTCCTGCTCGACCTATCCCAAGTGCGACTATGCGCTCTGGGACGAGCCGCTCGCCGAACCCTGTCCGAGTTGCGGCTGGCCGGTGCTGACGCTCAAGATCACCAAGACCCAGGGTGCGGCCAAGGTCTGTCCGCAGAAGGAATGCGGCTATCGTGCGCCGGTCGAGGAGACGGACGCCGATTCGGGCACGGCGAACTGA
- a CDS encoding HDOD domain-containing protein, with the protein MPDPDPGRHPAPGTGEGASGTRTGPCHACRDPGHALAAERGDKSPEEVFIATLLYRIGELAFWCFGNEHCERVEQLAKQPGITMETAQERVLGFRLSQLSRRLVHEWRLTDLLKEAIDHPTRQDPRIQTVMLGHQIARCAEEHGWRSEEMDRLVRRAARLVDIPEIDARTLLQDKAAAAFGMANDCGAASAARLIPLPEEYLGLLDALPTEPDAAPVGETQPPPHPVPDSRLQLSILRELNSAIESARCDFNVIMELVLEGLYRGVGMDRVVFALMTPDRRGLKAKHALGLPDETAIAAFQFARPTTGTNILFETLDRKLPRLVTPDERERDPRLIPDGLVTIMGIVPFMVAPIIISQRSIGLFLADRGLSRRPLDPDSFEDFKHFVQQANLGLTLAQSRQHR; encoded by the coding sequence GTGCCTGACCCTGACCCTGGTCGACACCCTGCTCCAGGGACCGGCGAAGGCGCGTCTGGAACGCGAACTGGCCCATGCCATGCATGCCGCGACCCAGGCCACGCCCTGGCGGCTGAGCGAGGTGATAAATCGCCCGAAGAGGTTTTCATCGCCACGCTGCTGTACCGCATCGGCGAGCTGGCCTTCTGGTGCTTCGGCAACGAGCACTGCGAGCGTGTGGAGCAGCTGGCCAAGCAACCGGGCATCACCATGGAGACCGCGCAGGAGCGGGTGCTGGGATTTCGTCTGAGCCAGCTCAGTCGCCGTCTGGTCCACGAGTGGCGTCTGACCGATCTGCTGAAGGAGGCGATCGACCACCCGACACGCCAGGATCCGCGCATCCAGACCGTCATGCTGGGCCATCAGATCGCCCGCTGCGCCGAGGAGCACGGCTGGCGTTCAGAGGAGATGGATCGCCTGGTCCGCCGTGCCGCACGGCTGGTCGACATTCCCGAGATCGACGCCCGCACGCTGCTCCAGGACAAGGCCGCCGCCGCCTTCGGCATGGCCAACGACTGCGGCGCCGCGTCCGCCGCCAGACTGATCCCGTTGCCCGAGGAGTATCTCGGTCTGCTCGATGCGCTGCCCACCGAACCGGACGCCGCGCCGGTCGGCGAGACACAGCCCCCGCCCCATCCGGTCCCCGATTCCAGGCTGCAACTGAGCATCCTGCGCGAACTCAACTCGGCCATCGAGAGTGCGCGCTGTGACTTCAACGTCATCATGGAGCTGGTTCTGGAGGGGCTCTATCGCGGTGTGGGGATGGACCGCGTGGTCTTCGCCCTGATGACGCCGGACAGGCGCGGCCTCAAGGCCAAGCACGCACTCGGCCTGCCGGACGAGACGGCGATCGCGGCCTTCCAGTTCGCGCGCCCGACGACCGGAACAAACATCCTGTTCGAGACCTTGGATCGCAAGCTTCCGCGTCTGGTGACGCCGGACGAACGTGAGCGCGATCCGCGACTCATCCCCGATGGTCTGGTGACGATCATGGGTATCGTGCCCTTCATGGTCGCGCCCATCATCATCAGTCAGCGGAGTATCGGACTCTTCCTGGCCGACCGCGGCCTGAGCCGGCGCCCGCTCGACCCCGACAGCTTCGAGGACTTCAAGCATTTCGTCCAGCAGGCGAACCTGGGACTGACCCTGGCCCAGAGTCGTCAGCATCGCTGA
- a CDS encoding L,D-transpeptidase family protein: protein MYADRPLTQANALPEATPDSIQADRRPAAARTGRFAASGLGLALTLAGIIGLNGCTTAPTPTTTKVTGPVDKVVVKKSQRRLELLSGGQVVRQYRVALGGSPVGHKYREGDQRTPEGSYKLNWRNPNSNFYKSIHISYPSEKDRAVSRRLGYSNPGGMIMIHGLPNYIQSESMRQQYASRDWTQGCIAVQNDDMDEIWSLVKDGTPIQIMP from the coding sequence ATGTACGCCGACAGGCCACTCACTCAAGCCAACGCGCTTCCCGAAGCCACGCCGGATTCCATCCAAGCCGACCGCCGCCCCGCCGCCGCCCGAACCGGCCGCTTCGCCGCCTCGGGCCTCGGTCTGGCCTTGACGCTGGCCGGAATCATCGGCCTGAATGGCTGCACCACGGCGCCAACACCGACCACGACCAAGGTCACAGGGCCGGTCGACAAGGTGGTGGTCAAGAAATCACAGCGTCGGCTCGAACTGCTCAGCGGCGGCCAGGTGGTGCGTCAATATCGCGTCGCACTCGGCGGCTCGCCGGTCGGACACAAGTATCGCGAGGGCGACCAGCGCACACCCGAGGGCAGCTACAAACTCAACTGGCGCAATCCCAACAGCAACTTCTACAAATCGATCCACATTTCCTATCCCAGCGAGAAGGATCGCGCCGTCAGCCGCCGGCTCGGCTACAGTAATCCGGGCGGCATGATCATGATCCACGGCCTGCCCAACTACATCCAGTCCGAGAGCATGCGTCAGCAATACGCCAGTCGCGACTGGACCCAGGGCTGCATCGCGGTGCAGAACGACGATATGGACGAGATCTGGAGCCTGGTGAAGGACGGCACGCCGATCCAGATCATGCCCTGA
- a CDS encoding class I SAM-dependent rRNA methyltransferase translates to MHAQPLILRKDQERRLLAGHCWIYSNEIDTQATPLKTLTPGQPVEILSRSERWIGHGYANPHSLICARIVSRERSHPLSPALWLARLHEALALRERLYTSPFYRLVFGESDGLPGLIVDRYGDRLAVQITTAGMERARAEILAALEQVLRPTEIVLRNDTSVRELEGLDQGVERVLGDPSGDWVLTEQGLEFAIDPTQGQKTGWFFDQAENRARLARYGVGERVLDVCSYVGAWGLRAAALGASDVTCVDTSADALERLQANAERNALSARMHTLQGDAFEVLRELRDQGRRFDTVLLDPPAFIKRRKDEKDGTAAYQRLNRLGLELLEPGGLLVTSSCSFHMGRDGFQRVVQQAGQRAGRRLQLLETGRQGPDHPVHPAIQETAYLKTLFLRALPAY, encoded by the coding sequence ATGCACGCCCAGCCACTCATCCTGCGCAAAGACCAGGAACGCCGCCTGCTCGCCGGTCATTGCTGGATCTACAGCAATGAGATCGACACCCAGGCCACCCCACTGAAGACGCTCACCCCCGGTCAGCCGGTCGAGATCCTGAGCCGGAGCGAACGCTGGATCGGCCATGGCTACGCCAATCCGCACTCGCTGATCTGTGCCCGGATCGTCAGCCGCGAGCGGTCGCATCCCCTGAGTCCGGCGCTCTGGCTCGCGCGTCTGCACGAGGCGCTGGCCCTGCGCGAACGCCTCTACACATCGCCCTTCTACCGGCTCGTCTTCGGCGAGAGCGACGGACTGCCGGGGCTGATCGTCGATCGCTATGGCGACCGGCTGGCCGTCCAGATCACCACCGCCGGGATGGAACGCGCGCGCGCCGAGATCCTGGCGGCATTGGAGCAGGTGCTGCGCCCCACCGAGATCGTGCTGCGCAACGACACCTCGGTACGCGAACTGGAGGGATTGGACCAGGGCGTCGAGCGCGTGCTGGGCGATCCGTCCGGCGACTGGGTGCTGACCGAGCAGGGACTGGAGTTCGCCATCGATCCGACGCAGGGCCAGAAGACCGGCTGGTTCTTCGATCAGGCCGAGAACCGTGCACGTCTGGCCCGCTATGGCGTCGGCGAGCGGGTGCTGGATGTCTGTAGCTATGTCGGCGCCTGGGGTCTGCGTGCCGCCGCGCTCGGGGCCTCGGACGTGACCTGTGTCGATACCTCGGCCGACGCTCTGGAGCGCCTCCAGGCCAATGCCGAGCGCAATGCCCTGTCGGCGCGCATGCACACCCTCCAGGGCGATGCCTTCGAGGTGCTGCGCGAACTGCGCGATCAGGGCCGGCGTTTCGACACCGTGCTGCTCGACCCGCCGGCCTTCATCAAGCGCCGCAAGGACGAGAAGGACGGCACGGCCGCCTATCAGCGGCTCAACCGGCTCGGTCTCGAATTGCTGGAACCCGGCGGGCTGCTCGTCACCTCGTCCTGTTCCTTCCACATGGGACGCGACGGCTTCCAGCGCGTGGTGCAGCAGGCCGGGCAGCGCGCCGGACGGCGGCTGCAACTCCTGGAGACCGGCCGGCAGGGTCCGGACCATCCGGTCCATCCGGCGATCCAGGAGACGGCCTATCTCAAGACGCTGTTCCTGCGCGCCCTGCCGGCGTATTGA
- the pap gene encoding polyphosphate:AMP phosphotransferase codes for MFEATKVGRSVSKQDYKEQQEELRTQLLEVQRALRYTNIPVIVLVSGVEAAGKGEVVNRLNEWLDTRGVQTFAFWNESDEERERPRYWRFWRAMPPRGEISILFGGWYQTPIEHRFRGQCSDAELDGELNRIVDFERMLVQDGALIVKFWFHMSEADQKARLKELSRDDRSRWKMLPEKSKFSEHYAAFEQVAERVILHTDRGSAPWYLIEAGDRRYRDLTVGKTLLHAIRSRLAEHGASEANGTPTSPKLPESDSAQITLLDQLDLELALPREDYKSELKRLQAELNELAWNAYNKQRSTVLVFEGMDAGGKGGAIRRITQAVDARLYRSIPVAAPTDEEKAHHYLWRFWRHIPRAGLMTIYDRSWYGRVLVERVEGFAGVSEWRRAYSEINRFEEQLVDSGIVLVKFWIQISQDEQLKRFKDREAVPYKRYKITEEDWRNREKWPQYKEAVNEMIVRTSTRHAGWTLVEGNDKPYARIKVLRTVCDALNEALKGPPAPMAGYLPCGDKRIEPAGGKPVKNGGSSG; via the coding sequence ATGTTCGAGGCAACGAAGGTCGGTCGCTCGGTCAGCAAGCAGGACTACAAGGAGCAGCAGGAGGAACTGCGCACCCAGCTCCTGGAGGTGCAGCGCGCGCTCAGGTACACCAACATCCCGGTGATCGTGCTGGTCTCGGGCGTGGAGGCCGCCGGCAAGGGTGAGGTGGTCAACCGGCTCAACGAGTGGCTCGACACGCGCGGCGTGCAGACCTTCGCCTTCTGGAACGAGTCCGACGAGGAACGCGAGCGTCCGCGCTACTGGCGCTTCTGGCGTGCCATGCCGCCGCGCGGCGAGATCTCGATCCTGTTCGGCGGCTGGTACCAGACCCCGATCGAGCATCGCTTTCGCGGTCAGTGCAGCGACGCCGAACTCGACGGCGAACTCAACCGCATCGTCGACTTCGAACGCATGCTGGTCCAGGACGGGGCGCTGATCGTCAAGTTCTGGTTCCACATGTCCGAGGCCGACCAGAAGGCGCGGCTCAAGGAACTCTCGCGCGACGATCGCAGCCGCTGGAAGATGCTGCCCGAGAAGAGCAAGTTCTCCGAGCACTACGCCGCCTTCGAGCAGGTCGCCGAGCGCGTCATCCTGCATACCGACCGCGGCAGCGCGCCCTGGTATCTGATCGAGGCCGGCGACCGGCGCTACCGCGACCTGACCGTCGGCAAGACGCTGCTGCACGCCATCCGCTCGCGTCTGGCCGAGCACGGAGCGAGCGAGGCCAACGGCACCCCGACCAGTCCCAAACTGCCCGAGAGCGACAGTGCTCAGATCACCCTGCTCGATCAGCTCGATCTCGAACTCGCCCTGCCGCGCGAAGACTACAAGAGCGAACTCAAGCGGCTTCAGGCCGAACTCAACGAGCTGGCCTGGAACGCCTACAACAAACAGCGTTCGACCGTGCTGGTGTTCGAGGGCATGGATGCCGGCGGCAAGGGCGGCGCCATCCGCCGCATCACCCAGGCGGTCGACGCCCGGCTCTATCGCTCCATCCCGGTCGCGGCGCCGACCGACGAGGAAAAGGCGCATCATTATCTGTGGCGCTTCTGGCGTCACATCCCGCGCGCCGGACTCATGACCATCTACGACCGCTCCTGGTACGGGCGGGTGCTGGTCGAGCGCGTCGAGGGCTTCGCCGGTGTGTCCGAGTGGCGTCGTGCCTATTCCGAGATCAACCGCTTCGAGGAGCAGCTCGTCGACAGCGGCATCGTGCTGGTCAAATTCTGGATCCAGATCAGTCAGGACGAGCAGCTCAAGCGCTTCAAGGACCGCGAGGCGGTGCCCTACAAACGCTACAAGATCACCGAGGAAGACTGGCGCAATCGCGAGAAGTGGCCGCAGTACAAGGAGGCCGTCAACGAGATGATCGTGCGCACCAGCACGCGCCATGCCGGCTGGACCCTGGTCGAGGGCAACGACAAGCCCTATGCGCGCATCAAGGTGCTGCGTACCGTCTGCGATGCGCTCAACGAGGCGCTCAAGGGACCGCCGGCCCCAATGGCGGGCTATCTGCCCTGCGGCGACAAGCGCATCGAACCGGCCGGCGGCAAGCCGGTGAAGAATGGCGGCAGCAGCGGCTGA